Part of the Triticum aestivum cultivar Chinese Spring chromosome 4D, IWGSC CS RefSeq v2.1, whole genome shotgun sequence genome is shown below.
GTCCATGACCATTAGTTGCATTTGGCAGGTAACAGGTGACGGAGACGATAAGTATCTCATAGCTACATCTGAGCAACCACTATGTGCTTATCATTTGGGTGATCGGATATATCCTGCTGATTTGCCAATTAGGTTTGTAATGCGTAACTTTTAAGTAGCTTTTCTTCAGTTACTATACGTTAGTTATTTGATAATAAACTTTGCCCTTTTAGATATGCTGGGTTCTCCACGTGCTTCCGGAAAGAGGCTGGTTCACACGGGAGGGATACAGCTGGCATCTTCAGAGTCCACCAGTTTGAAAAGATTGAACAGTTCTGTGCCACAAGTCCAAATGACAATGAATCCTGGGAAATGCACGAGGAAATGATAAAAAATGCAGAAGATTTTTATAAGGAGGTACGTATCTGAAGCTCTGTGAACCTTAAACACCATGTTTATAGCTTCGACTGTGTGGACATGTTTAAACATTTCTATATTGTGCACCTTGCAGATTGGCCTACCATATCAACTAGTTTCCATTGTCTCTGGTGCACTTAATGATGCTGCAGCCAAGAAGTATGATTTGGAAGCATGGTTCCCTGCATCCAAAATCTTCAGAGAATTAGTATCATGTTCAAATTGCACAGATTATCAGGCAAGGAGACTTGGAATAGGCTATGGCCAGAAAAAGGTAGGGTTTTGTTTCAAATCGGCAATAGTAAATAACACCGATCTGCTTTACTTCTGCTTGGTGTAGACCAAAATTTCTGATCACTTGTCACCGCTGATGCATGTTCAAATTGCAGAATGACGAGCAGTCGAAGCAGTTTGTTCATATGTTGAATTCTACGCTGACTGCAACTGAGAGGACCCTTTGCTGTATTCTGGAGAACTACCAGAGGAAGGATGGCGTTGAAGTGCCCAAAGCACTGCAGCCATTCATGGGTGGGATAGATTTCCTTCCTTTCAAGCGTCCTCTTGATAGCAAACAAGCTGCTGACTCCAAACCCAGCAAGTCTAAACCCAAGGTAGTTTGCTCCTCTTTGCTTTTCTTGTTTCAGAAGTCAACATGTTAATCCACCATCTGAGCTTTTATTTTGTCCTCTACTTGCAGGGAAATGCAGCTTGAGCTGTAAGAGGGGCGAATGGGAACTTATTTCCATCAGGCAGATAATGATACATCCTTTTGTTAATTTCTGGGTCGTCTGGTGTCCCATTTCTTTTTAACAAAAAGACATCGTGGCGCTATATTTCATTAAATGAAGTTGAAGTTACAAAGCTAGGGTAACCAAATGAAAAAAGGGAAACCGACGCCGGCAATCGGTCTATACAGCCGGCTGTAACCACATTCATGGCGGCTTGTATAATCTTTCATTCAAGTTGGCACGACCCAGCATCTGGCCTCATCCGCGAGTCGACTGAAGATCTGCATGGCGGA
Proteins encoded:
- the LOC123098379 gene encoding serine--tRNA ligase, which translates into the protein MLDINLFRKEKGGDPELVRESQRRRSADAKPETIEENVALVDEVIVLDEAWRQRQFELDKIRQELNKTSKEIGKLKAKKQDATELIQSTEEIKRRLAAKEKEVEEAKTTLDAKLVTIGNLVHESVPISGDEANNAIVRTWGERRLEENLKNHVDLCIMLDIASLDKGADVAGGRGFFLKGNGVLLNQALINFGLTFLRIRGFTPMQTPFFMRKEIMAKCAQLAQFDEELYKVTGDGDDKYLIATSEQPLCAYHLGDRIYPADLPIRYAGFSTCFRKEAGSHGRDTAGIFRVHQFEKIEQFCATSPNDNESWEMHEEMIKNAEDFYKEIGLPYQLVSIVSGALNDAAAKKYDLEAWFPASKIFRELVSCSNCTDYQARRLGIGYGQKKNDEQSKQFVHMLNSTLTATERTLCCILENYQRKDGVEVPKALQPFMGGIDFLPFKRPLDSKQAADSKPSKSKPKGNAA